GTGCGACCGCTCCCCGACCACTCAGCAACGCCTCATGCTCCAACAAACTCTGGGCCAGGACGAGGCCATAGCGCTTGTTGGTTCGCTCGCCGCGGACGAGACCTCTCCCCAGTTCCTCCGCCGCACGATATCGGTCGTCCGTCTGAGGCCCACCACGAGCCGCCTCCATCGAGGCCGACCCGAGGTAAGCGCGGGAGAGGATCCACCGGATGAACTCATTTCCCGCCTCCACTTCATTCAGCCTGCGAGCAAGACCGAGCGCACGCTCGAGATCGGCCGCGGCCTCCGGGAGTCTTCCCGCACGATGGAGTGCCTCCGCGCGCCAGCACAGCGCATCGGCGAGGAGTGCTTGCTCGTACGCATCACCACTCCGGGCATTCTCTTCGAACAGAGCGACGGCTCGGTCGTACCGCTCGACAGCTTCGGCAGCACCGGACGCCAAGTCGAACTCGCCTTGCTCCGAATAGCTCGTCGCCAGGGTCCGCCGATAGTCATCATCGACGTGGTCCGGCGGCCGATCCAGGAATGCGAGCGCATCAGCGAAATGGCCGCGAGCTTCGTCGAGCCGGCCCCGGGCCAGCGCGATCTTCCCGAGCTTGGAGTGGTTCAGCGCCCGGAGCAGCTTGAGCTCCTCATCCTCCGGTCGAACGTCCAGGCCCTTCTGGATCTCCACGGTCGCAGCATCCAGGAAGCCTTCAGCCCGAGCGAGCGATTCGTTCTGAAAGGCGAAATCCCCGAGTCGATGCTTCGTTGCGATGATTGCCTCGCGAACCTCGGGGAGTTGACGGTCCGCGTGCGGGAGAGACGCCAAGTTCTCGTCGATCTTGTGCAGCATGGCCCGCCGCACCTCGAGCGTATAAGCGACCCTGCCAAGCTTCCAGTCGGCGTCGGAAACGAACTGGTGCGTGGCGAGGACGATGCGCTGGAGATTCTCTTGAGCTCGCCGCCACTCGCGGTAGGCGCTGAGCGCGCTGAAGGAGATGGCGACCACCGCAGCCATCGCCGCGAGTGCCAGTCCCTGCCTGAGCCGGACACGACGGCGATCAAGACCTCGCGCGGCAGTGAGAAAGCGGGAGGCACGCTCGCTCACCCCGCGGCCCGGGGAACCGCTTCTGGAGGATAGGCCCGCCGCATCCCCGTAGTGCGCGAGCAACGAGCCGGAAGGCAACCCTTCCGTCGGGCATCCTGCGTGCTCCCACGATTGCGCGGCGATCTCCAGAGCCGCCTGCCGCTCGAGCAAGACGCGCTCGCTCTCGATCCAATCCGCGAGTGACGGAACCTGCTGCAGGAGCGACTCGTGTATCAAGTCCACACGCTGCTCCGCGGGCTCATCTCCGGCAGAGAGCACGATGAGCCGGAGCCCCTCCTCGGCGACGTCCCGAGTCCCGGTCCGCATGCCGGAGAGCCGCATCAAGACCTCCAGCGACAACGCGTCTCCCCCGCCGGCCTCGAATACCTCCCGCCGGGTGCGGGGCCGCCGCGTGTCTGGGACACCGCGGCCGACCTGCACGAGATCCAGGAGAATCCACTTCGCGCGTTCGCGTCCCTGGGAGCCGAGCCCGTCGAGTAACCGTTCCGCCTGCCGCGCCAGGGCTCCGCCGACTCCACCGAGCTGCTCGTATCGCTCATGGGTCAGCTGGGCACCGCTGCGCAGGGACCCCACAACGCGTGGAGAGCTTGGCCAAGCAGCAGAAGCTGGCTTCCTTCGCTCCTCGCGTC
Above is a window of Cystobacter fuscus DNA encoding:
- a CDS encoding tetratricopeptide repeat protein; this encodes MGSLRSGAQLTHERYEQLGGVGGALARQAERLLDGLGSQGRERAKWILLDLVQVGRGVPDTRRPRTRREVFEAGGGDALSLEVLMRLSGMRTGTRDVAEEGLRLIVLSAGDEPAEQRVDLIHESLLQQVPSLADWIESERVLLERQAALEIAAQSWEHAGCPTEGLPSGSLLAHYGDAAGLSSRSGSPGRGVSERASRFLTAARGLDRRRVRLRQGLALAAMAAVVAISFSALSAYREWRRAQENLQRIVLATHQFVSDADWKLGRVAYTLEVRRAMLHKIDENLASLPHADRQLPEVREAIIATKHRLGDFAFQNESLARAEGFLDAATVEIQKGLDVRPEDEELKLLRALNHSKLGKIALARGRLDEARGHFADALAFLDRPPDHVDDDYRRTLATSYSEQGEFDLASGAAEAVERYDRAVALFEENARSGDAYEQALLADALCWRAEALHRAGRLPEAAADLERALGLARRLNEVEAGNEFIRWILSRAYLGSASMEAARGGPQTDDRYRAAEELGRGLVRGERTNKRYGLVLAQSLLEHEALLSGRGAVAQARSLRDERCGLVSAFVGMDGEDHRFDRFVCHGSPVPQGTGQ